Proteins encoded within one genomic window of Formosa agariphila KMM 3901:
- a CDS encoding heparan-alpha-glucosaminide N-acetyltransferase domain-containing protein, with amino-acid sequence MTLNLLYFCDLYSLYPLKNNRLYFLDAVRAFAILMMLQGHFIDGLMNPTYKSTDYELFTLWANLRGNTAPLFFTITGLIIMFLLKKAEDKGLEKHRVEKSIKRGISLIIIGYTLRIPIFSWLNGNFNNYFLVVDVLQIIGVSLLLLNGLYLLFKPNRKLLPIVLTAVGTLIFVTEPWYRTLSLPQIPNIISNYLTTEHGSVFTIFPWFGYVAFGGVLGILFNTYQLHQNFRTQAISWLLIGGLALSWLSSVGLYFLYDITQIHLFYEASIYNYLFSRLGNVCFIFGLFYVLEPYLKHPIISKLGNNTLSIYVVHFIILYGSFTGIGLYKYYHNTLNPWSASLGAIAFVCTVCGIVFLEDKIKAFLNVNIRKAFGFIKFNTVNRIRLNRR; translated from the coding sequence ATGACATTAAATTTATTGTACTTTTGCGACTTATATTCTTTATATCCTTTGAAAAACAACCGCTTATATTTTTTAGATGCTGTAAGAGCATTCGCTATCTTAATGATGCTTCAAGGACATTTTATTGATGGCTTAATGAACCCTACCTACAAGTCAACAGACTATGAATTATTTACGCTTTGGGCTAATTTAAGAGGAAATACAGCGCCACTATTTTTTACAATTACGGGTTTAATAATCATGTTTTTATTAAAAAAAGCAGAAGATAAAGGTTTAGAAAAACACCGAGTTGAGAAAAGCATAAAACGAGGCATCTCGCTTATAATAATTGGCTACACCTTGCGCATCCCTATTTTTTCGTGGTTAAACGGGAATTTTAATAATTACTTTTTAGTCGTAGATGTACTCCAAATTATAGGTGTGTCCTTATTACTTTTAAACGGATTATATCTTCTCTTTAAACCGAATCGTAAATTACTACCTATAGTTTTAACAGCTGTAGGCACACTTATATTTGTTACAGAACCTTGGTACAGAACGTTATCTTTACCTCAAATTCCTAATATAATTTCAAATTATCTAACCACTGAACATGGCTCTGTATTTACAATTTTTCCTTGGTTTGGTTATGTAGCTTTTGGAGGTGTTTTAGGTATTCTTTTTAACACATATCAATTGCATCAAAATTTTAGAACTCAAGCTATTTCATGGCTATTAATTGGAGGACTTGCACTATCCTGGTTATCATCGGTTGGGCTATATTTTCTATATGACATAACTCAAATACACCTGTTTTACGAAGCATCTATTTACAACTACCTCTTTTCTAGATTAGGAAACGTCTGTTTTATTTTTGGACTTTTCTATGTCCTAGAACCTTATTTAAAGCATCCAATTATTTCAAAATTAGGAAACAACACACTTTCTATATATGTGGTTCATTTTATTATATTATATGGTAGTTTCACAGGTATTGGACTCTATAAATATTACCACAATACATTGAATCCTTGGTCTGCTAGTCTAGGTGCTATAGCTTTTGTATGTACCGTGTGCGGTATCGTATTTTTAGAAGACAAAATAAAAGCCTTCCTAAATGTAAACATTAGAAAGGCTTTTGGATTTATAAAATTTAATACGGTAAATAGAATCCGATTAAACAGACGCTAA
- a CDS encoding phosphoribosylaminoimidazolesuccinocarboxamide synthase, giving the protein MLHIMTITDTNFNFPGQKSLYKGKVRAVYNINDDLLVMIATDRLSAFDVVMPKGIPFKGQILNQIATKFMAQTEDLVPNWLVATPDPNVAVGHLCEPFKVEMVIRGYMSGHAAREYKAGRRLLCGVAMPEGMKENDKFPEPIITPATKAEMGDHDEDISREDIIKKGIVSEDDYIVLEDYTRKLFQRGTEIAASRGLILVDTKYEFGKTKDGKIVLIDEIHTPDSSRYFYADGYKTRQDNGEPQKQLSKEFVRQWLIGNGFQGLEGQTLPEMSDEYIETVSERYIELYENIMGEPFVKADVANIQERIKTNVEAYLASV; this is encoded by the coding sequence ATGCTACACATCATGACAATTACAGATACTAATTTCAATTTTCCAGGACAGAAGAGTTTGTATAAAGGAAAAGTTAGAGCAGTTTATAATATTAACGACGATTTATTGGTAATGATTGCAACAGACAGGCTAAGTGCTTTTGATGTTGTAATGCCAAAAGGAATTCCTTTTAAAGGTCAGATTCTGAATCAGATTGCTACTAAATTTATGGCACAAACCGAAGATTTAGTACCAAATTGGTTAGTGGCTACACCAGACCCAAATGTTGCTGTGGGGCATTTATGCGAGCCTTTTAAAGTAGAAATGGTAATTCGTGGTTATATGTCGGGTCATGCTGCACGCGAATATAAGGCTGGCAGACGATTACTTTGTGGTGTTGCTATGCCAGAAGGAATGAAAGAAAATGATAAATTTCCGGAGCCTATTATTACACCGGCAACCAAAGCCGAAATGGGTGATCATGACGAAGATATTTCTAGAGAAGACATTATTAAAAAGGGAATTGTGTCTGAAGACGATTATATCGTTCTTGAAGATTATACACGTAAGTTATTTCAACGCGGAACAGAAATCGCTGCGAGTAGAGGCTTGATTTTAGTAGATACTAAATATGAATTTGGTAAAACAAAAGATGGTAAAATTGTTCTGATAGATGAAATTCATACCCCAGATTCTTCCCGTTATTTTTATGCAGATGGTTATAAAACACGTCAAGACAACGGAGAACCACAAAAACAGTTATCTAAAGAGTTTGTACGCCAATGGTTAATTGGTAATGGCTTTCAAGGTTTAGAAGGGCAAACGTTACCAGAAATGAGCGATGAGTATATAGAAACTGTAAGCGAACGTTATATTGAATTATACGAAAATATTATGGGTGAGCCATTTGTAAAAGCTGATGTTGCTAATATTCAAGAGCGTATAAAAACAAATGTAGAAGCGTATTTAGCGTCTGTTTAA
- a CDS encoding LacI family DNA-binding transcriptional regulator, which produces MLKKKTTIKDIANVLNITPSAVSRALHDHPRISDKTKTAVRKVAEELEYQPNHLASALRSGKSKLIGIIVAKTNSHFFSSVMESIEKELNKEGYNLIITQSNESYEKECRNIDALLQTQVDGIIASLANETVDFDYYHKIKQNGIPLILFDRGENDIGVDYIGIDDYASSNIIVNHLVEQGCKRIAHIAGYSHTRIYQNRIRGYKDALRKHKLPEDKDLLLEGSLSIEDGRAKMEELLKLPELPDAVYAAGDYAALGALQVMQEHNIKVPEQIALVGFSNEPFTSLVTPPITSIYQHNKEIGKLVAQQVLLRINDKNYKPVLHKIILEPELIIRDSSRKRDLNTE; this is translated from the coding sequence ATATTGAAAAAGAAAACCACCATAAAAGATATTGCTAATGTGTTAAACATTACGCCATCTGCTGTTTCAAGGGCACTTCACGACCACCCAAGAATTAGTGACAAAACTAAAACTGCCGTAAGGAAAGTTGCTGAAGAATTAGAATACCAACCAAACCATTTGGCTTCTGCTTTACGAAGTGGAAAAAGTAAATTGATAGGCATTATAGTGGCCAAAACAAACAGCCATTTCTTTTCGTCTGTAATGGAGAGCATTGAAAAAGAATTAAACAAAGAAGGTTATAACCTTATTATAACCCAATCTAACGAGTCTTACGAAAAAGAATGTCGAAATATAGATGCATTACTACAAACTCAGGTAGATGGCATTATAGCGTCTTTAGCTAACGAAACAGTCGATTTTGATTATTACCATAAAATTAAACAAAATGGTATTCCGTTAATCTTGTTTGACCGTGGTGAAAATGATATTGGAGTAGATTATATTGGTATAGATGATTACGCCAGTAGTAATATTATAGTAAATCATCTTGTTGAACAGGGCTGCAAGCGTATTGCTCACATTGCAGGTTATAGTCACACCCGAATTTATCAAAACAGAATTCGCGGATACAAGGACGCCCTAAGAAAACATAAATTACCAGAAGACAAAGATTTACTACTTGAAGGCAGTTTAAGTATTGAAGACGGACGAGCTAAAATGGAAGAACTTTTAAAACTTCCTGAATTGCCAGATGCCGTTTATGCTGCTGGAGATTACGCCGCTTTGGGAGCCTTGCAAGTTATGCAAGAACACAACATAAAAGTTCCTGAACAAATTGCTTTAGTTGGTTTTAGTAACGAACCCTTTACCTCTTTAGTTACACCGCCTATCACATCTATTTATCAGCATAATAAAGAGATTGGAAAATTAGTGGCTCAACAGGTTCTGCTTCGCATAAACGACAAAAACTATAAACCTGTTCTGCATAAAATAATTTTAGAACCTGAATTAATCATTAGAGATTCTTCAAGAAAACGCGACCTGAATACAGAGTAG
- a CDS encoding alanine/glycine:cation symporter family protein, whose translation MTFLDNLLKEFASLVWGLPLLILLTGGGLFLLIYSRFLPFRFIGHAFQVLRGKFDNPDDPGEISHFQALTTALSATVGMGNIAGVAVAIAIGGPGAVFWMWVSAIIGMATKFFTSSLAVMYRGTDSEGRLQGGPMYFITEGLGKKWKPLAVMFSVCGLVGALPIFNVNQLTQAINDILLAPNNIEVGFTSSLIIGIILVGITSVVILGGIDRIGKTAAKLVPSMVALYFVLVLIILAVNIQEVPKYFGMIFSNAFTAQNFKGDNFLGGALGGLILLGIRRAAFSNEAGIGTAPMAHGAAKTAEPIREGLVAMLGPAIDTLLVCTLTALAILVTGVWQTSDANGVSLTASAFAHSIPGVGKYLLLLCIFVFSISSLFSYSYYGSKCMSFLFGADKKHLYNYFYIGSIILGATTSLSMMINLIDGFFALMAIPTMLATIMLAPKVLNAVKVYVAKLKNEKGLN comes from the coding sequence ATGACGTTCCTAGATAATTTACTTAAAGAATTCGCATCGTTGGTGTGGGGATTACCATTATTGATTTTACTAACCGGTGGCGGATTGTTTCTTTTAATTTACTCGCGATTTTTACCCTTTCGATTTATAGGTCACGCCTTTCAGGTTTTACGAGGTAAATTTGATAACCCAGATGATCCCGGCGAGATTTCTCATTTTCAAGCTTTAACAACAGCGTTGTCTGCTACCGTTGGTATGGGAAATATCGCAGGTGTTGCGGTAGCTATAGCAATAGGAGGGCCTGGCGCTGTGTTTTGGATGTGGGTAAGTGCTATTATTGGTATGGCAACTAAGTTCTTTACCTCTTCTTTAGCTGTAATGTACCGTGGAACCGATAGCGAAGGACGTTTGCAAGGTGGACCTATGTATTTTATTACGGAAGGTTTAGGAAAAAAATGGAAACCTCTAGCGGTTATGTTTAGTGTGTGTGGTTTGGTAGGAGCATTGCCTATTTTTAACGTCAATCAACTCACCCAAGCCATAAACGATATTTTATTAGCTCCAAATAATATTGAAGTGGGCTTTACTTCAAGTTTAATTATCGGAATTATTCTAGTCGGAATTACAAGTGTTGTAATTCTTGGAGGTATTGATCGCATTGGTAAAACTGCAGCAAAACTAGTACCTTCTATGGTTGCATTGTATTTTGTGTTGGTATTAATTATATTGGCCGTTAATATTCAAGAAGTACCGAAATATTTTGGGATGATATTTTCTAATGCATTTACGGCTCAGAATTTTAAAGGCGATAATTTTTTAGGTGGCGCATTAGGTGGATTGATTTTATTAGGAATTAGACGTGCAGCATTTTCTAATGAGGCAGGAATAGGAACAGCGCCTATGGCTCATGGCGCAGCAAAAACAGCAGAACCTATACGTGAAGGTTTGGTTGCTATGCTTGGGCCTGCAATTGATACTTTGTTGGTGTGTACTTTAACAGCTTTAGCCATATTGGTAACAGGAGTTTGGCAAACGTCTGATGCTAATGGGGTGAGTTTAACAGCTTCTGCTTTTGCGCATTCTATTCCGGGAGTAGGAAAGTATTTGTTACTGCTTTGTATTTTCGTATTTAGTATTTCGTCGTTGTTTTCGTATTCGTATTACGGGTCTAAATGCATGTCCTTTTTGTTTGGAGCCGATAAAAAACATCTGTACAATTATTTTTATATCGGGAGTATTATATTAGGAGCGACGACTTCTTTAAGTATGATGATAAACCTTATTGACGGATTCTTTGCGTTAATGGCGATTCCTACAATGCTTGCGACAATAATGTTAGCTCCAAAAGTGTTAAACGCGGTAAAGGTGTATGTTGCTAAACTTAAGAATGAAAAAGGACTAAATTAA